The genomic interval TGGTCGAGGCGGAGACTGGAGTCACAGGTCAGGATCCAGGTACTAGGAGTGGGCGGCCTGGCTCAGCAGGTTGGGCCCCAGTTCTCGGAGGAGGAGTCTAGGGTCTCAGCCCAGGACTGGGGTAACCGCTCCCCCAAGAGCTCTGTCACAACTATTAAGTTCTACTTTAGCCAAGTCTTCCAACCTAGGCCAGACGCCATGTCTTTTATACATTTCCTGgcccaccctcttctggcttgcaagTTCTTAGCTGCAGGGAAAGGCGGAGAGGTACATACCAGGGCGGGGCTATTCCTGGGAAAGCGGGCCCCAGATGGAGATACTGGCTCCTGTCTCTGAAAAGCTATGCCGGGTATATTCCGAAACTTCAAAACCCCACTGGTGAAGCTTTGACTCATTTGGGGGCCTagctggatttttcttttttttcttttctctttttttccgagacagggtttctctgtgtagccttggctgtcctggaactcactctgtagaacaggctgacttcgaactcagatattcccctgcctctgcctcccaaatgctgggattaaaggcacgcgccgccaccactgcccgccctAGTTGGATTTCTGATAACTACTGCAGACTCTCCTTGGGGAAGGCAGGAAGAACCAACTTTTAATAAGGGCTGGCAAAAGTCTGAAGGATAGGGTCCACTCAGTTTACCAGCTGGGCTAGGCTTCACCGAAAGGCATCTTCCTTGTGGGTTAGCATACAAAAGCCGAGCCAGTTGACTGCAGCCTTGACCTCTGCCCCAGCACAAAAGAAGCCAAAGTCCTGGCTTCTGGCATGGTAGTTAGTTTGGTTCTTGGAGGTGTAAaagctggtattaaaggcgtgtgccactgagAAAAAGAGGTGCTACTTCCTAGAGAAGGAAGACTATGGCATACGGAACTTCTGTGGGACCTACCTATTACCCCAGGATCACTCACTCATACAAGCAACAAACACAGTCCATTTACATCTGCCacttcatttattgtttttatttgcaggaggagttgaaacaaaaatttaaggttttttttttctcccctaaaCATGAATCATTCAAGTAAAACCAACTTAACTAGTGAAATTAGCAAAGTAAAAGAAGTATGCACAACAACCCAAGAGcgaaggctgggggaggggaggagggtacGGTCGGTATCCAACAGATGCAGTGGTTCACCTGCTGAGGACCGCCGCCCGAAGGCAAGCACAAGGACCCTTTAATGAGGATGCCCCCCCAACATCTGAAAATGTCTCAACCCAAAacataaggttaaaaaaaagaaaaaggaaaaacccaAAAACACACAACCCCACAGACCACCCAGCCATAACCACCATCCTTAATCATAGgcgtttcttttcattttataaaaagattaataaaaaatattgaaaaattattttctcatcttGTATTTGTAAAGATAATAGAATTCAGAAGTTTCTTAGAAAACCGTCCAGAAACTGCCCTCCAGTTTCCGCTCCTTTTGCTGAAGACCAGCAGGACTACAAAGTTTGGGATACTGGAGCTGCTGGTGGAGAATGAATGGGAAGCCCAGCCCAGGAGAAATCAGACAAGAGCAGGGTGCATGGGGGAGGCTGGAAGCAACTCCATGTGATACATGGCTGTGTAGAAAGGGGAACACGAGGTGGTCAGAAAGGCCTTAAACTCCTCCTCAACATACAAAACCGGTTTGTACAAAGATCCAAGCAGTTTGGTCCCAAACTGAGGTGTACACTTCAATTTTTATTCAcatgctttgttttctcttaagaATCAAAGTTGCCCAAATTAAAATCTTTATGCTAATATCACTACATatcccttaaaaagaaaaaaataaggattttttttttaataaaactcagGATAGGAAGAGACTGAAAACCAAATTCCCACTTAGTTCCaagtaaaatgaaattaacaaaaCTTGGTTTCTAATTGGGGGCAGACTGGGGGGTaggacaacaaaaccaaaacaaagtccAAGCATCAGCATCCTTCTCCctaccctgccccaccccacaccaACAACAGCAGGAGCCCAGTGTGTGTGGTCTGCTGGAAACATGGGCCTGATCTAGGCTCGGAGGCAGCGTCCTGTCCTCTGTCCAGTAAGACCGCACTAGGGACACACTCTGCTGTCTGTGTGGCTAGTGGGTGATGGAGTGGGGGGTTTCAGGATCTTCACGAGGCTCCTTGTTTAGCTCCACCAGGCTCTCCCAGCAGCGCCTTTCTCCCCCGGGTCAAGGGCTCCATCAAGAGTGGCCCCTACTCAGCTGAGGGCTGTAAACTgtccttctcttctctgttctctgtcccacTCTCATCGTCTTcaatctctccctcctccccactgaaCTTGTCATGGGCCCACTTGGGGCTGGTACTGGACTTCCGGAACATGAACCGTCCCCGTCCCCGGGGAAAGGCTCCTCGGCCACGGCCTCGACTCATCCACTTGTCGCTGCCTTCGCCTTCGCGGTCGTCATGCTGCAAGGGAAGAAGACTGGCATCAGTGCCTAGCACTCTGCTCTGTACCCATCCACAGGCCAGAGAGCTCAtgtatccctccttccctccctcagcctccttttctgcccttctccccatctcccactCAAAGCTCTCAGAGGCTCAGATCCAAGAACATCACTGCTGTACCTATGGAACTCCAAGGAACTAAAGCAATAGTGTGAACACTGCAGCAGTAATAGAATGATAGCACACCTTCAAAAAGCAGGAAgacggctgggcagtggtggcacacacctttaatcccagcatttgggaggcagagacaggtggatttctggccagcctggtctacagacagccaggacagccagggctacacagagaaaccctgtctctaaaagcaaacgaacaaacaaacaccaaaaagcaggaagaccaaaaggcATCATCTCATTTAACCCCCTCTACACACTATCATTATGtaaatactattattatttagAATACCATTTTTCAAGAGAATTTTGAAAGCTATACTAACATATGAAACAGAAAAGACAGCAGAAGACACACTTGAGGCTCCAGCACTTTCAAACCTCCCACCCCAGGCTGCCCTCTTGTAGTGCATCTCTCTTCAGCTGTATTAAGGAGACAATGTGTCACAGGAGGAAAAGCAGCCTACACCctgaacaaacccctgttctggCGACAGTCTCCTCAGCAGAGATAATAAATCTCTGAATGAGTGAAGCATTTTGAAAACCTGTACTAACCACCTCATCTGTCTAATGATTAGACTCATACTGCACAGTACCACACTCAAAAGCCAGTCTTAGCTCTTGAAGATCAGCCAAGCcgccagctgcttctgtccaagGCCGCAATGTGCCACAACGACCAGACCAGATCAGATCAGATCTGGCAATGTTCCCTCAGGTGAAAAACAGAAGCAGctcggaaaaaacaaacatatacacaaacaaaaaaagaaaaacagaagcaaggaAGGGCCTTTCCTTTCACAACAATTCAACACCTGTATCTTCTAGAAGCTTCAAATTGGCTCCGAACAATTGGGCACAACCCTCAAGAGTCACACGGGCTTGGTTATAGGCCTGCTGAATAACAAGGCCAAGAGTTACTGACTAGGTAACAGTCCAGAGGACAGTGGGAATGATCCACAACTTAGGTGAGAAAAACTTTCAGTTGCATTTCATTATGGTAACATCTTTTTCCTCAAACAGGTCTAGAACTGCCTTTCTTATCAATCCAGTAACAGAGGATGACAGAGACTGTGGGTGCGTGAGGAGTCAAAGACCACAGGATAAGAAAGGCAACTGTaacatttctttcctgttttggaATCCATAAACACCCAGAAGAGCCAAAACTGACTTAGCCCCCCAGAGAAGAGACTGCACTGTACTaacatatccatccatccatggtCTTCTGAGCCTGTGCGAAAATTCAGGCACATGGTCAGACAGACCAATTAAGGCCTTCaaatgagccaccatgtgcaaacagctctctgccccttcctggtTAGTCCCAGACACCTACCAAGTAATACTTCTTGCTCTTGGGTGTGTACTCGGGATCCCATTCTTCTTCCCGGCTTCTCTTTTGAAAatcattgttgctgttgttgttattgttaccaGAATAGTTTCCTCTGCCCCAACCTCTCCCTCTTGCTCGAAAttgctataaaataaaagaagcaacaGGAACAAAGGCTCATGTGAGCATTTTGTTAGAACATTTTGTGTGTGACAGGGAATGGAAAGCTGGCTTCCAGTCACTAGTAGTTAAAACTAGTTTCTACCCATTCCATTCCCACTCCTCCCAAGTAGATAGTCCAGGGGTATACATAGCCAGAGGCTTTCCTTCAAGCAAGACCTAAAGTACTGGGGAAAATGGGAAGCTATAAAAGGCTTTGGAAGTgattagaaacagagaaagaaatgaatgtagAAGCTTAGGAAGCCAAAGAATCTACAACTGGCTAGCTCAGACCAGAGGAGTATCCTACTGAGATTTCATTAGGATTAGAAGGAGTCCCTTACAAAAGTTCCCCGAGCTCTGCCTCTTTCATTCGGACCCACGAAGTCTTTGGTCCCTAATCTGGATTTGTCGAAGCCTGTGgtgctctcctccctctcctctgcttcctcagggTACTCCTCTGCTTTGTAGGAGTGAGATgactgggaagaggaggaggaggacctaGACCGGTCTCTTGCTCTGCGGTGCTTcctacatagaaaaagaaaaaaaaaaaaagaaaaaaaaatcaagaccgGTCTGGCAGCCAACTAGCCAAACTACCCAGCAACCAAGTCACCAACTTGTTCACCCCAACCCACCAGCAGCCCCGAGGCTTCCTCCCCAACAACAGTTTCTAGGCCTGTGGTAAGTATGTATCATACATGAAGAACACAAAACAACCACGGCCTCCACTATCAGTCTGACACATGAATCAACAGAGAAGCCAAGTAGGCCCATGAGTCACACTGGCTGGTTCTCACTGGCTAGTTCTCACTGGCTGGTTCTCACTGGCTGGTTCTGGTACTGCAGCAGAGCCCCTTTGTTAGTGTGCGGTAGCTACAGTCCTCAAAGAAATGcggtgctgtgctgtgctgtgctgcgctaCGCTGTGCTGCCGGGAGGCGCAGGCGGTGGGCGGCACACTAAGGATGAAACTTCTTACTGATAAAACAAGCATTCAACAAAGTGACCAGAGAATTCCACATTACTTAATATGTAAGTGACAGAGTGGAGCAGAGCCTTGATTCAAACTGAATTCTATTTAGCCCACTCCTGTTCTAATCACTTCAAACAGGCTATGCTGCTAAGCCCAGAATCGGCAGCAACTCTTTCTGTAgtaatttctcttcctttcccttcatcTGGGGGAAATTACAGACTAGACAAACTAGATGAATATGACTCATTGTCTACACACTACAGGATGGTGCCAACCCTGCCAAAGATAACAGGAGTCTACTGAATGACTCTAAGGTGTCAGAAGGATCAAGCTCCCAGGAAAAGAGAAATACCAAAGTATTTCTCAGTTCTTCATTTATGAAAagcacttggggctggagagttggctcagctattaagggcacttgtttgattcccagcacccacatatcaGCTCAAACCACTGATGATAACTCCAGTCCTTGGGAGCCAACACCCTTTCTTGGCCTCCTTCAGCACCAGTCATACGCATGGTACATAGACATTTGagaaaaaacattcatacacattttttttaaaaaggcactttgccctctgtactggctggttttgtgcaaACATGACACAAACTACAGTCGTcacagaaaggagcctcagttgagatccaggtgtaaggcattttctaaTTAGTGACCAATGGGGagaaggcccagctcactgtgggtggtgctatccctgggctggtggttctgagctctataaaaagaaaggcaggctGAGTCAGACAGGAGaatcaagtcagtaagcagtaacaagtcagtaagcagtaacccccatggcctctgcatcagctcctgcctccaggttccagccctgcttgagttcctgtcctgacttcctccagtgactACAGATCTGGAAGAGTAaacccaacttgcttttttcgttgtggtgtttcatcccaaaccaaaataaaaagtttttgcCACCTGTACACAGTAATAAGAATAGTCACGTAATCACATCATTTTCCTTGACTCAGGCATTAAAGCATGCAATGCCCAAAGGAAAGCAAAAAGGGTGCTTGTTACTTCCCCAGGACTGCATGGATTCGAGTTGTCATATAGATGCTAGGATCAAACAACTGCTTTTAATTGCTGACCCAACTTTCCAGCCCCAACGTGCTTTCTgtaaaggggggtggggtggggttggaggagcagcagcagcttggagaatggcttagtggttatgagcactggctgctcttttagaggttctgggttcaattcccagcacccacatggcagttcccaCACatccttaactctagttccaaggtatctgacaccctcacacaaacataggcagacaaaacacaaaggcatataaaataaaaataaagaaagaaagaaagaaagaaagaaagaaagaaagaaagaataactaTGGAGTACCTTGAGGTGTCTAACTTCTGGAAGCTTGGGTCTTCTGACACCTTAGAGTGATTTGGTAGACCTTGGTTACCTTTCTTTGGTAGGGCTGGCATTGCCCTATAGAAACCTGCTTAAGCAACTTATTAAAAGTTACACTAGgggctgggccgtggtggcgcatgcctttaatcccagcacttgggaggcagaggccagcctggtctacagagcgagttccaggacagccagggatataaagagaaaccctgtctcgaacaccccccccccaaaaagttaCACTGCAACTCAGTGGTAGGCATATTTCAGAAAGAAGCAGCAGAATTACTTTTTTACACTCAATCCTAAGGTTCTTGTGGGAATTCACCCCCTCTTCACCAGTAACAATGTAGTACACATTTATCAACCCAACTTTTGGAGGTAAatgaggatcaggaattcaagccacCCTTAGCTGCTAAATAGTGAATGAAGCCAGTCTGAGAGACCTGAGAGAAAAGCCTGCCAGTTCAAGCTCAGAACAGCAAAGATACTGCTTTTTGAGAAAGTAAAGGCTACAACACTGCTCCATTTAATGAAAGGTGACCAAAACTGTAGAACCTTCAATGGTACACTGAAGCTGGATGTATGTAGTTCAGTTGGAATACATTTACCTAGCATGTGGAGGGCGCAGGGCTCACTTTCTAGCACCATCAAAGAAAGGTAAACAGAAGTCCCATGGCACTGTCATGCTATGTTGTCCTACATAATTCAACAATGACCACTTTAAGCAATCTTTGGAACACTTCTTTTCAACTGTCTGTGAAACTAGTTTAAAAGACATTAAACATcaataatcttttttttgtttgttttattttctttttttgagacacggtttctcttagtagccctggctgtcctagaactcactctgtagaccaggctgccctcgtaACATCAATAATCTAGTTCTACCTGGTTAGTACTCAATGACTTTCTAAACTATAAGCACACTGAGAAAATGTTCAATGAGAAAGACTGAGAAAATGTTCAATGAGAAAGACTATGTCCATAAGATTTGTCAAACAACCTTCCCAATGAATCCCCATACCATCCTTACCagaatttctttcattctttctttttttggttttttcgagagaaggttactctgtgtagtcctggaactcactctgtagaccaggctggccttgaactcagaaatttacctgcctctacctcccaagttcagggattaaaggcatttgccaccactgcctggctccagcaTTAATTTCTTGCACAAAGATAACATTACCTAGTTATAGAAGTTTTACTTGCAAGTTAGAGATCCTCTTTGACTATTACATGGTATTTAAGACAAAGCTGCAAATGCTTTAATTCCTAACCAGTGTACCACAAGAGCCCAAAGGAACATGTGCTGTGTGCTCTCATGTAATCTCAATACTGGAGGAGGGGCAGTTTGAGCAGTCTCTCTACAAAGTAACTTCTAAGCCAGCCAAAGTTTTGCGTTCAGACTCtatagtaaaagacaaaaccaaacaccaccatcaaaacaaaaccagtgtgGTGGGGAAAGACTTTACTTCAGAGCCTAGGGGGACAGGCAGGGGTGTCACGTACTTCTGCTTCTTTGATCCTTTGTgggttttctctgtcttttcagtTGATCTTTCTCTTGAATGGCTAGAGTCTCTGGAATCCACCGACTCTCTTGATTTACCTCGCTTAAGATCTCTCTCCTTGTGTTTTTTACGACGTTCAATATCAAGGCGAAGATCAACAGGATCATCTTTGTATTTTCCCTCAGCCTGCCAAAAAGATGTCAAAATTACGGTTTTGGGATTCAGAACTACTGACTGACTCATTCTCAAATGTGGTTTCTACTAATGGAAGCCCTAGGGATCTAAGAGCCTCAATttggccttttgtttgtttgttttgttattgttttattttccaaaagaaCAATCAAGGTGCTATCCCTAGAAAATGCTGCATGTAAACCTCACTTTGCTTTCTGTGTCCCAGTAATGACTGGCTAGGTGTTCACGCCAAGATGGCCAAAATCAGCTCTGAAAGGATTAAGTTTATAGGAAATGATTACTTCTTTCTACCTAAAGCAGCTACCCACTACTATGTGGAAAggtattttatgaatataaaaaagCAACATTGGTCAGATCAACTCTGCAATGGCCTTCATTAACACCTGGGGAAATTCATGAGGGCGAATGTCTGCGATGGCTTCAGAGACAGCATGCACTGGGACTGATCTAATGGAAACAAGCCCTCCGTATCAGGAAGTTGTCCACTCTGTATTAACATCTTACATACATGAACCACAGACTTCCCAATGCAATAATACTTCATTGGAATTAATAGCAAGAATGATAGGAAGGTCTATTATTTTATCAATCTGTTTCTGAGAGGGTCTAAGCcaataaataagacaaataaatgacAACAAAGGACAGATGCAGCCACCACTCCTTGGGCCACCAGACAGCATCACTGAGGAACTGGCTGTTGGAGGCATGGAGCACAGACTTCTGCTGCTTCACTAGGGCCAGGCATGTGGAGACAGGGAAAAGGCGAAGAAGACTACAGATTGCACAAGGGTGTGTCTCTCAACACTTTCAACCAAAAAGAcaaatttgtttggaaaattttaaaacagcattttttttaaaaaaaagtttcagtaGCACAGAACAGCCATCTTTCATTTCAAATTTCAGCTGTATATATGAATGATGGTCAATAAATATTAAGATCTTAAAAATTCCATCTATTTATTTTACAGTAAGAGACTGCATAAGTTTAAACCTCTGAATAACAGTGTTATGTGCACATCATTGCAAATATAGCCAGGCCATTTTAAAGTAACAGTAATCGACAGATGATATGGTAcaatgttaggaaaaaaaaacaaaaaaaagcgcACCAGCTGTTGAACACAGTCTACTGAGTTAAGATATGAATATTTCACTCTGCTCTGACATGCATGTCTTTCTGAAATTATGGTTGGAAATAGTGCATGTAGACAGTTGATTTGATAATACTTACAAgcagaaaaatatcacaaaaagtTTCTTCTCTCATCATGGGCACTTGTTCCAAAAcgcctctcttttttttctcaagcTCACCTCAATAGACTCTGGGGTCATTTACCATATTCTAACCACTTCACAAAGGTTGttgatacattttaataaaaattaacccTTTGTAGTTCATTTTTAGAATTATGCCcatccttaaaagaaaaacacaaacttaAGTAGAGAGTAATTTAAACAAACACATTTCTGTCAAGTTCATGCCCAACGCACTCATTTTGTTGAAATTACTGATCAAAGCAACAGTTCACCTTGTAGCCAGGTTCCCGTGGACTTTTCAATTCCTCATGAGTCAAACCATGCTTTCTGAATGTACTGGGGGAAATGTCTATCctcctaaaattaaaaatacagaactTGTATACTATTCTACAGAACAACATTGGTTAACATTCTGGATTCTAAGGTAGGTATAAAAAAGTCATAAGcaggccgggaggtggtggtgcacaaacgcctttaatcccagcacttgagagacagaggcaggtggatttctgagttcgaggccagcctggtctacagagtgagttccaggacagccagggcttcacagagaaaccctgtctcaaaaaaccaaaaaaccaaaccaaaccaaacacaaaaaaaagTCATAGACATACACAAGTACTTTTCATAGCTTATCTGTTACAATGTATATtgccccctttccttcccccctaACCCCTCAAGATTAAGCATATATACctagcaagcactctatcactgaatTAGACCTGTAATGAAAACATGCCTCCCTCACCCCACACaaggtaaataatttaaaaaaaaaaaaaaaagatttattttatgtatatgagtatactgtagctgtcttcagacacaccagatcccactacatatggttgtgagccaccatgtggttgctgggaattgaactcaggacctccggaagagcaatcagcactcttaaccactgagccacctctccagccccaaaataaataatttaaaaggcagATGATCTCCGAGTTCGAAgtcatcctgatctacagagtgagtttcaggataatgagggatacagagagaaattgtgtcttgaaaaacaaacaaaaaagtattcatttatttgtatttgtgtgtgcctgtgcactcATATGCTCACCTTCAATGTACAAACTACAGCAAGTGAGGGGGTCAAGACAACTTATGCGAGTCAGCTGGCAACATGCGGTTTTAGGGGCTGAGCCAAGTTCTTTATTTGGGGGCTGGGGGAATATTAAACTCAGAgctttgcatacacacacatatataccaggcaagcactctaccactaaactatgatccccagcaccctattcttgttttgtttttgagacagaatctatgAAGTCATACATAGGTGTCCcgtaacttgctatgtagaccaggctggcctcaaactcagagctctacctacctctgcctcccagtgctgggattaaaggtgtgtattactATGCCCAGCCTCTGTTCCTTCTCAATAGCACTACTAGTTTGCAAGATAGATTCAATCTTAGATTTGCTTATAATCACATCTACTGCccttattacatatatatgttctgCAAAACTCAAAGAGCAATTCTCATCTTGAGAATCTGattatttccattatttctctgtaaGACTGGTTCTAGGTAAGAAACTGCCCTAGGCTGACAGACTCTACCAGATGCTATACCTAAGGTTGTTTTTACAAACTTGGTCTTCCCCAGTACTAAGCTGACTGACTACTAAGGACTTACAGGTATGATCAACTTTGTTTCCTTACAAAATCTCCACGTGCCTAACAAATTCCCTAATTacaatggttttatttatttattttttattttttattttattttcgttttttgagggtttctctatgtatatgtagccctgactgtctcagaactcactcagtagaccaggttggccttgaactcagaaatccgcctgcctcccaagtgctgggattaaggcatatgccaccactgcccggctaattataagttttttaaaaaaataattatttatgtataggactgagtacactgtagctgtcttcagacacaccacaagacagcatcagatctcattacagatggctttgagccaccatgtggttggtgggaattgaactcaggacctctggaagagcagacagtgctcttaaccgctgagccttctctccagcccattaatTACGAGTTTTAAACCTGCTAGACCTTACTTAAACCTCTTGAGATAAATCAATTTTAAGCTTCTTCCTCAACTTTCTTCTCCAGCAAATCCCCCTAAACAGAATACATTAAATATGGACGGTTGCTTAAAGAAAACAGTATTCTTACTGGAGAGACCTCAGGTTCATTGGGCCCTATGTGACAGACTACAGCCTCCAAAGCATCCTTTCCACTCTCAAATACAAATGTCCCCAAGATATTAAAGAACCCTAGAGAATATTAGCCTAAATTCTGGATCAAAAGTGCATCAATTAGAGAACTCATCAAGGTGAGTTTAGTATCAAATCACAACTCCACTGTAAGGTTGAGGACCTCACCTGTGTATCTCtgggcttttcttatttttagcgGCTTCTTGTTCATTTCCTCTCTTTAGATACTTAGTAAAGCGTTCATGCAATGtcattccagaggatccaaaatGATGCTCTGTTAAGATTCAAAGAAATACATTAATAGACTATCAAAGGCAGGTACAATGTTCAACTCCCCCAGAAACCTGTAGCCACAGAGACACAACTCAAATATTCAAACCCAAGTAATacactgaaaagagaaaaagaaagtggctGGTTCAGAAACAATCCAATGCTGGGCTTCTAGTTTGATCCCTTATCTTAGGAACATGATACAAGGACAAAGACCTGGTACTCACCTCCCTTTGGGGTGCAGGACCAATTACCACTTCACTTTAACACTAGATTGAGCCTGTAACCAGCCCACTTCAGCTTTCTGAATCTTGGCAATTTCTCAACTTGCCCACCTCCATTTTCTCAGGGGGACAAcagaacttgggaaagaaaggtcgttgttctcccagaggacacaagtttgCTTTCCAGCACCCTTCTCAGCTCAAAACCGAATGTAAAGctataccttcttctggcctcccaccccagacacatatacataaataataaatacaatacaaatctttaaaaagccactctcaaaacaaaacaaaactttgtgtCGAGAATTTTGTTACCATGATTACAGATTGCTGCATTTCAAAACACTCATCTCTATTAAAACCTGGAAACTTCTCCCTGAAGGCTGTTCCTTTACCTAGCCTGTAGCTTTAAAGGTCCTAGAAGCTTCCTCATTCCCTACTCAGCCTGCTTTAGAAAGACAATTGTGCAGAAATCAACTCACCTTTAACGTGATGGACAATGGTCACTATGTGCTGGGCAAACAACTCTGAGGGGCTGCGCTGAGACTGAGCTGACTGTA from Mastomys coucha isolate ucsf_1 unplaced genomic scaffold, UCSF_Mcou_1 pScaffold18, whole genome shotgun sequence carries:
- the Thrap3 gene encoding thyroid hormone receptor-associated protein 3, producing MDSFDEDLARPSGLLAQERKLCRDLVHSNKKEQEFRSIFQHIQSAQSQRSPSELFAQHIVTIVHHVKEHHFGSSGMTLHERFTKYLKRGNEQEAAKNKKSPEIHRRIDISPSTFRKHGLTHEELKSPREPGYKAEGKYKDDPVDLRLDIERRKKHKERDLKRGKSRESVDSRDSSHSRERSTEKTEKTHKGSKKQKKHRRARDRSRSSSSSSQSSHSYKAEEYPEEAEEREESTTGFDKSRLGTKDFVGPNERGRARGTFQFRARGRGWGRGNYSGNNNNNSNNDFQKRSREEEWDPEYTPKSKKYYLHDDREGEGSDKWMSRGRGRGAFPRGRGRFMFRKSSTSPKWAHDKFSGEEGEIEDDESGTENREEKDSLQPSAE